One stretch of Siphonobacter curvatus DNA includes these proteins:
- a CDS encoding DUF5672 family protein, with translation MSASVAVVIPMYRSDLNAYEKIALQQCLRKLSQYPIVIVKPESLDLSYLNEWYSDFRFVSFADAYFKGIDAYNLLLTQTDFYQAFSTYEYILIYQLDAFVFKDELAEWCQKEYDYVGAPLLAPNAAPRSLTDLKKPLLNGGLSLRKVQASIKLIKAYQRLYGQWPGNEDMLFSLHSTRLVVFRPLMHLPTPRQALSFAFEQFPEYGYELTQSQLPFGCHAWEKYDLNFWRPFFQQQGYTI, from the coding sequence ATGTCCGCATCGGTAGCCGTTGTTATTCCCATGTATCGTTCCGACCTGAACGCGTACGAAAAAATAGCTTTACAACAATGCCTGAGGAAATTAAGTCAGTATCCCATCGTTATTGTAAAGCCCGAATCGCTGGATTTGTCGTACTTGAATGAATGGTATTCGGACTTCCGTTTCGTATCATTTGCGGATGCTTATTTTAAAGGAATCGACGCCTATAATTTATTATTGACTCAAACGGATTTTTACCAAGCTTTTTCCACCTATGAATACATACTCATCTACCAGTTAGATGCTTTTGTATTTAAAGATGAACTGGCTGAATGGTGTCAAAAAGAATACGATTACGTAGGAGCTCCGTTGCTAGCACCCAATGCAGCTCCGCGTTCGTTGACGGATCTGAAAAAACCCTTATTGAATGGAGGACTTTCCTTACGGAAGGTACAAGCTTCGATCAAATTAATTAAGGCGTACCAACGTCTATATGGTCAGTGGCCCGGCAATGAAGACATGCTTTTTTCGCTGCATTCAACTCGCCTGGTTGTTTTTAGACCGCTCATGCATTTGCCCACGCCCCGGCAGGCCTTATCCTTTGCTTTCGAGCAATTTCCGGAGTACGGGTACGAATTAACTCAATCGCAATTGCCCTTTGGCTGCCATGCCTGGGAGAAGTATGATCTCAATTTCTGGCGGCCGTTTTTTCAGCAGCAAGGGTATACTATTTAA
- a CDS encoding glycosyltransferase family 2 protein produces the protein MGFFKENDIKEFVSKASFDERILLNKNQNYPKISVITPSYNQAEFLEKTILSILNQNYPNLEFIIMDGGSTDGSVEVIKKYEKYIAYWVSAKDGGQTAAINAGFKKATGDWVTFQNSDDVFAPNALLNVAKAIRNHPEDSVFYGHLLMIDGDDRVFEHKKQIPFWMQAQVYEGMQVFNQCMIFKRDLLTKYGYFDENYRFAFDYEICTRWGTHSEIKFRLVNDFWGCFRQHELAKSSTIFTVGLSEHEQIKHKYSQTIRPSFPERMLQKVIRLRKFVLFLTSGDLAYFFYRLRFSPKA, from the coding sequence ATGGGATTTTTTAAAGAGAATGATATAAAAGAATTTGTCAGCAAAGCTTCCTTTGATGAGCGAATCCTCTTGAATAAAAATCAGAATTATCCAAAAATAAGCGTCATTACCCCCTCGTATAACCAAGCTGAATTTTTAGAAAAGACCATTTTAAGTATCCTCAATCAAAACTACCCGAATCTGGAGTTCATTATCATGGATGGTGGTTCCACAGATGGTAGTGTTGAGGTAATCAAAAAATACGAAAAGTATATTGCTTACTGGGTTAGTGCGAAAGACGGTGGACAAACGGCAGCCATTAACGCCGGATTCAAAAAAGCAACGGGCGACTGGGTTACCTTCCAAAACTCTGATGATGTTTTTGCTCCGAATGCCCTTTTAAACGTAGCTAAAGCCATTCGAAATCATCCCGAAGATTCGGTCTTTTATGGTCACCTGTTGATGATTGATGGAGATGACCGGGTTTTTGAACATAAAAAGCAGATCCCTTTCTGGATGCAGGCTCAGGTATACGAAGGTATGCAGGTGTTTAACCAATGCATGATTTTTAAGCGGGATTTATTAACGAAGTACGGGTACTTCGACGAAAATTATCGTTTCGCCTTTGACTACGAAATTTGCACGCGTTGGGGTACACATTCGGAAATTAAATTCCGTTTAGTGAACGACTTTTGGGGTTGCTTCCGGCAACATGAATTGGCCAAAAGTTCCACCATCTTTACTGTAGGTTTATCTGAACACGAGCAAATCAAACATAAGTATTCTCAGACCATACGACCGTCGTTTCCCGAGCGTATGTTACAAAAAGTCATCCGATTACGGAAATTCGTTTTATTCCTGACCAGTGGTGATTTAGCCTATTTCTTTTATAGACTCCGGTTTTCTCCTAAAGCATAA
- a CDS encoding glycosyltransferase family 4 protein has protein sequence MRVLVVHNILWSHYKAALFSELARQCPLQSAFLVLQMAESESKYQQLGKAGAITHDYPYELLHEGPLHTLPLSKKIPGLLRAIRRFKPDVVNLSGYYDPAYWVVMMYCRLRGIALVLSNESSEKDGARAGVKERIKEYIIRQFDGFINFGSSSAQYALRLGAQPRQILTQHAAVVNETVIRSVYTEAYAQREDVRQQQGLAPHQFVFVGRLAEEKNLPTLLNAFTWLKANEPQARNWELLIVGDGPMRPQLENRSGVRWMGGQPWDRIPAYLALADALILPSYFEPWGLVVNEAMICGLPVLVSSQCGCVNDLVEEGKNGYTFDPRNEHELASLMQSFVQLNDADRTRMGQHSLQLIAPFNITRVAKEIWQGYQRILSAANS, from the coding sequence ATGCGAGTACTTGTAGTTCATAACATTTTGTGGTCTCATTATAAGGCAGCTTTGTTCTCAGAATTGGCTCGTCAGTGCCCGCTCCAATCGGCATTTTTAGTATTGCAGATGGCTGAATCAGAAAGCAAATACCAGCAACTGGGTAAAGCCGGTGCGATCACGCATGATTACCCATATGAACTACTCCACGAAGGTCCACTGCATACGCTACCACTTTCTAAAAAGATACCGGGACTATTAAGGGCTATTCGCCGTTTTAAACCCGATGTAGTCAACTTATCTGGCTATTACGACCCCGCGTACTGGGTCGTCATGATGTACTGCCGATTACGCGGGATTGCCCTAGTCTTGAGCAATGAATCTAGTGAAAAAGATGGAGCCCGTGCGGGTGTCAAAGAGCGAATCAAGGAATACATTATTCGTCAGTTTGACGGCTTTATCAACTTTGGATCTTCGTCCGCTCAATATGCCTTACGTCTGGGAGCTCAGCCTCGGCAAATCCTGACGCAACATGCGGCCGTGGTAAACGAAACGGTGATTCGTTCGGTTTATACTGAAGCGTATGCCCAACGGGAAGACGTGCGTCAACAGCAGGGACTGGCTCCGCATCAGTTTGTTTTTGTGGGTCGGTTGGCCGAAGAGAAAAACCTTCCAACCTTGCTGAACGCCTTTACGTGGCTGAAGGCGAATGAACCGCAGGCTCGTAATTGGGAATTACTTATTGTGGGTGATGGCCCGATGCGTCCGCAGCTGGAAAATCGTTCAGGCGTTCGTTGGATGGGTGGACAACCCTGGGACCGGATTCCAGCGTACTTAGCTTTAGCGGATGCCTTGATTTTACCCAGTTACTTTGAGCCCTGGGGACTGGTTGTGAACGAAGCGATGATTTGCGGACTACCCGTACTGGTCTCGTCCCAATGCGGTTGTGTGAATGATCTGGTGGAGGAAGGGAAAAATGGTTATACGTTTGACCCCCGCAACGAACACGAACTAGCCTCTCTGATGCAGTCTTTCGTTCAGCTAAACGATGCAGACCGGACCCGTATGGGTCAACACTCCCTGCAACTGATTGCACCTTTTAACATTACGCGGGTAGCCAAGGAAATCTGGCAGGGTTACCAACGAATTTTATCAGCAGCGAATTCATGA